Below is a window of bacterium DNA.
GGTCAGCATCAGGATCGGTAGATGGCGCAGCCGTTCATCGTTGCGAACGGCATAGGTGAGGGTGAATCCCGAATCGCGCTCTTCCATCATCAGATCAATGACGAGGACGTCATAGTCCGCCTCATTGAGCATTTGCAATGCGCGAGCGACAGAATCGGCCGCATCGACCTCATACTCTGCCGCCTCGAGGATCATCCGGTTGATCTCGACAAAGTCGGGATCGTCATCGACCAGGAGTATGCGCTTTTTTTCTTTCATGCAGAGGGTCCCGGTTAGGATTCCTTTTTCAAGCCGATGCCCTTGTCATCAGCCGGCCGGGGGAGCTGGGGACGGGCTGCAGCGAGCAAGGCCTTGACCCGGGCGAGCAAAACCTCGCGCTTGATCGGCTTTTCGACGAATTCGTCCACCGGCAGATATTCGCCATCCTCGGTGGAGAACCGGAAGTCACTGTGCTGATGGATGGCGGTGATCATGATGATGGGGATGTGCGCGGTGGCCGGGTCGCGCCGCACCCGGTAGGCGAAATGGAAGCCCTCGGTGCCGGTGGGCATCATGACATCGAGGCAGATCAGATCCGGTTGCCAGCTTTTAATCTTCTCCCAGGCGCTCTCCGGATCCCGCGCCTCCTCGACCGTATAGCCATCGCTTTCGAGAATGGTTCGGTT
It encodes the following:
- a CDS encoding response regulator, translated to MKEKKRILLVDDDPDFVEINRMILEAAEYEVDAADSVARALQMLNEADYDVLVIDLMMEERDSGFTLTYAVRNDERLRHLPILMLTSAQEKTGFSFQFSEDKEWMKVDDFASKPLKPADLVARIGRLITKGVAHDPEP
- a CDS encoding response regulator, whose protein sequence is MAEQGKILLVDDDPDFNMINRTILESDGYTVEEARDPESAWEKIKSWQPDLICLDVMMPTGTEGFHFAYRVRRDPATAHIPIIMITAIHQHSDFRFSTEDGEYLPVDEFVEKPIKREVLLARVKALLAAARPQLPRPADDKGIGLKKES